In Methylotenera mobilis JLW8, the following are encoded in one genomic region:
- the rlmN gene encoding 23S rRNA (adenine(2503)-C(2))-methyltransferase RlmN — protein MVNLLNYNQKQLAQWFADRGEKPFRAKQLMRWMHHFGVHDFEQMTDIAKNLREKLAVDAEITLPTVQLAQVSNDGTRKWLIGTDTANSIETVFIPEDDRGTLCVSSQVGCALECTFCSTGRQGFNRNLSVAEIIGQVAIANQTLRQEPGYDMLPANDRIISNVVMMGMGEPLANYDNVVTAMQIMLDDSAYGLSRRRVTLSTSGMVPAMDRLKEDCPVALAVSLHAPNDALRDVIVPINKKYPLKELMAACNRYLEKAPRDFVTFEYVMLDGVNDTVEHAHQLLELVKNVSCKFNLIPFNPFPNSGYDTSKPNHVRVFRDILMQAGYVVTVRKTRGDDIDAACGQLAGKVLDKTKRTARHIPIESVD, from the coding sequence TTGGTCAATCTGCTCAATTACAATCAAAAACAGCTCGCTCAATGGTTTGCTGATAGAGGTGAGAAACCTTTTCGTGCCAAACAATTAATGCGCTGGATGCATCACTTTGGGGTGCATGATTTTGAGCAGATGACTGATATTGCCAAAAACCTGCGCGAAAAACTGGCTGTCGATGCAGAGATTACTTTGCCGACAGTGCAGTTAGCTCAGGTGTCTAACGACGGTACACGTAAGTGGCTGATCGGTACTGATACTGCAAATAGCATAGAGACTGTGTTTATCCCTGAAGATGACCGCGGTACTTTATGTGTTTCTAGCCAGGTAGGCTGTGCACTTGAGTGCACCTTTTGCTCTACTGGGCGTCAAGGATTTAATCGCAACCTAAGTGTTGCCGAAATTATTGGTCAGGTGGCTATCGCTAATCAAACATTGCGACAAGAGCCGGGCTACGATATGTTGCCTGCGAATGACCGCATCATCAGTAATGTGGTAATGATGGGCATGGGTGAGCCGTTAGCTAACTACGATAACGTAGTTACCGCTATGCAGATTATGCTGGATGACTCAGCATATGGTTTAAGTCGCCGCCGCGTGACTTTGTCCACCAGTGGCATGGTGCCAGCGATGGATAGGCTGAAAGAAGATTGCCCTGTGGCATTGGCGGTGTCTTTACACGCGCCAAATGATGCGCTGCGTGACGTGATCGTGCCTATCAATAAAAAATATCCACTCAAAGAATTAATGGCAGCGTGCAATCGCTACCTAGAAAAAGCGCCACGCGACTTCGTTACGTTTGAGTACGTGATGTTAGATGGTGTGAATGATACCGTTGAACACGCACACCAGCTTCTAGAGTTAGTGAAGAACGTTTCTTGTAAATTTAACTTAATACCATTTAATCCATTCCCTAATAGCGGTTATGATACGTCTAAACCAAATCATGTACGTGTGTTCCGTGATATCTTGATGCAGGCCGGTTATGTTGTGACCGTACGTAAAACTCGCGGTGACGATATTGATGCCGCCTGCGGTCAATTAGCAGGTAAAGTGCTAGACAAAACGAAACGCACTGCTAGGCATATTCCTATAGAATCCGTTGATTAA
- the pilW gene encoding type IV pilus biogenesis/stability protein PilW encodes MNLIQLLTQQFESVKSSPRKSPAYGLSFVAVLALLMTACVTQSQQANDNGASKARARAHSDLGSVYLQQRNLEVALDEFTIATKIDPSSAMAYNGLGMVHSALGQDALAEASFKQAVQIEPNNSESHNNFGNFLCSRGRVDESIKEFMAAVKNPLYATPAIAYTNAGVCSLRKQDVRNAEVYFQRALQLEPLLHSAAYQLALIQFNRNDVANARNTLQNAMLSRPGPELLWLSVRVARLLGNHDDESSYALELRRQYPDSEQAKLLQSGN; translated from the coding sequence ATGAATTTGATCCAGTTACTTACTCAGCAGTTTGAGTCAGTTAAGTCTTCTCCACGTAAATCTCCTGCATATGGGTTGAGTTTTGTCGCTGTGCTTGCTTTGCTGATGACCGCTTGCGTCACTCAGTCCCAGCAAGCCAATGATAACGGTGCTTCAAAGGCGCGTGCGCGTGCGCACTCGGATCTTGGTTCCGTGTATTTGCAGCAGCGCAATCTGGAGGTGGCTTTGGATGAGTTTACAATCGCAACGAAAATTGATCCTAGCTCTGCGATGGCATACAACGGTTTGGGTATGGTGCATTCAGCACTTGGTCAAGATGCTTTAGCTGAGGCGAGTTTCAAGCAGGCTGTGCAAATCGAGCCTAATAACTCAGAGTCACATAATAACTTTGGTAATTTTTTGTGTTCACGTGGCCGTGTAGACGAGTCAATTAAAGAGTTTATGGCTGCGGTGAAAAACCCATTGTATGCTACACCAGCCATTGCATACACCAACGCCGGTGTATGCTCGCTACGCAAGCAAGATGTGCGTAATGCAGAAGTTTATTTTCAACGCGCATTACAGTTAGAACCGCTGCTTCATTCTGCTGCTTATCAGCTAGCGCTCATTCAATTCAACCGCAATGATGTAGCTAACGCCAGAAATACCCTGCAAAACGCGATGTTAAGCAGACCAGGCCCTGAGTTGCTGTGGCTGTCAGTAAGAGTTGCGCGTTTGTTAGGTAACCATGATGATGAATCAAGCTATGCGCTTGAGTTAAGACGTCAATATCCAGATTCAGAACAAGCTAAGTTGTTACAGAGTGGAAATTAA
- a CDS encoding helix-turn-helix domain-containing protein yields the protein MTDTQQVEEIVEEVAVSASLGAVLQAARDAKKLSQQDVSDSLRYSVKQVDALERDAFDLLPDAMITRGFIRNYARLLEIDAAPLLDIYRQLSPVQSPSLLAVNPSMQPVQLTKDNTPWLTYILGSILVLFFLLAWFVYIEYLPHQAKIADEAAPQVAAPVAEQPADTQSATEVTLPEAALPEAALPAAERQFPEDAVQGQDTGLANGAVANAQPATPVIAPVQPATAATPSAQVSSVQVPVSPAPVKAEAPAKVESQIKPESKANPELKVKPELQTSAGLKKVGMTATEKSWVRVSDKAGQILYEATLNAGDTQSLSFQTPFNVVIGNAKATAVNVSGQAMDLAGYTRNNVARISLE from the coding sequence ATGACAGATACACAACAGGTTGAAGAGATAGTCGAAGAAGTTGCTGTGAGTGCGTCATTAGGCGCTGTGCTACAGGCAGCAAGGGATGCAAAGAAATTATCGCAGCAAGATGTGTCAGATAGCTTGCGTTACAGCGTGAAACAAGTGGATGCGCTAGAGCGTGATGCCTTTGATTTACTGCCGGATGCGATGATTACGCGTGGTTTTATCCGTAACTACGCGCGTTTGCTAGAGATAGATGCAGCACCGCTGCTGGATATCTACCGCCAATTGTCGCCAGTACAGTCACCTAGTCTGCTTGCGGTAAACCCTTCGATGCAGCCTGTGCAGCTCACTAAGGATAATACGCCATGGCTGACTTATATTTTAGGCAGCATTTTGGTTTTGTTCTTTTTACTGGCATGGTTTGTTTACATTGAATACTTGCCACATCAGGCTAAAATCGCGGACGAAGCTGCGCCTCAGGTAGCTGCACCCGTAGCCGAGCAGCCAGCGGATACGCAAAGTGCTACAGAAGTAACTTTGCCTGAGGCTGCCTTACCAGAAGCCGCTTTGCCAGCGGCGGAACGTCAATTCCCAGAAGACGCAGTGCAGGGTCAGGATACTGGTCTTGCTAATGGCGCTGTGGCAAACGCACAGCCTGCCACTCCAGTTATTGCGCCGGTACAGCCAGCAACTGCGGCAACGCCGTCAGCTCAAGTTTCGTCAGTTCAAGTTCCAGTTTCTCCAGCGCCAGTTAAAGCAGAGGCGCCAGCTAAGGTAGAGTCTCAAATTAAACCTGAGTCTAAAGCTAACCCCGAACTTAAAGTAAAGCCAGAGTTGCAAACAAGCGCGGGTTTGAAAAAAGTCGGCATGACGGCGACTGAGAAATCTTGGGTGCGCGTGAGCGATAAAGCTGGACAGATATTGTATGAAGCTACTTTGAATGCTGGCGATACACAGTCACTGAGCTTTCAGACACCGTTTAATGTCGTGATTGGTAATGCTAAAGCGACTGCTGTCAATGTTTCTGGACAGGCTATGGATTTAGCTGGTTATACTCGAAACAATGTTGCACGTATCAGTTTGGAGTAA
- the ispG gene encoding flavodoxin-dependent (E)-4-hydroxy-3-methylbut-2-enyl-diphosphate synthase, which yields MQNKARNTLQVMVGHVPVGGGLLDTLPAPVVVQSMTNTDTADAEATIKQVYELWQAGSEVVRITVNSPEAAAQVGNIRRGLDKLGCNVPLVGDFHYNGHKLLAQYPDCAESLAKYRINPGNVGKGSKRDEQFAAMIEAAIQYKKAVRIGVNWGSLDQAKMAQMMDDNAKLAEPLTADALMREALIQSALESAEQAVALGLSPNQIIISCKVSDVQDLVKVYTELANRSDYPLHLGLTEAGMGSKGIVASTAALALLLQQGIGNTIRVSLTPEPNESRTKEVVVAQEILQTMGIRSFTPLVTACPGCGRTTSTYFQELAMQIQTYLRNQMPIWRDAYAGVENMSVAVMGCVVNGPGESKLANVGISLPGTGEVPVAPVFVDGEKTVTLKGDHIAQEFQAIVEAYVQKNYAEGGKLRLASAPKIIPIQAVNS from the coding sequence ATGCAAAATAAAGCCCGCAATACCTTGCAAGTGATGGTGGGGCATGTGCCAGTAGGTGGCGGCTTGTTAGATACTTTGCCGGCGCCAGTGGTGGTACAGAGTATGACCAATACCGATACTGCGGATGCGGAAGCAACCATCAAACAGGTTTATGAGCTATGGCAGGCTGGTTCCGAGGTGGTGCGTATCACGGTGAACTCTCCTGAAGCTGCTGCGCAAGTTGGTAATATCCGTCGTGGCTTGGATAAGCTAGGCTGCAATGTACCGCTGGTGGGTGATTTTCATTACAACGGACATAAACTACTGGCGCAATATCCAGATTGCGCTGAATCGCTAGCGAAATACCGCATCAACCCAGGTAACGTAGGCAAAGGCTCTAAGCGCGATGAGCAGTTCGCGGCGATGATTGAGGCTGCAATTCAGTATAAGAAGGCTGTGCGTATCGGTGTGAACTGGGGCAGCCTGGATCAAGCCAAAATGGCACAGATGATGGACGACAATGCCAAACTGGCAGAGCCATTGACTGCTGATGCATTAATGCGTGAAGCGTTAATACAGTCTGCGCTGGAGAGTGCGGAGCAGGCGGTAGCGTTAGGGTTGTCACCAAATCAGATTATTATTTCTTGCAAAGTCAGTGATGTGCAGGATTTGGTTAAAGTCTATACCGAGCTAGCTAATCGCAGTGATTATCCGCTGCATTTAGGTTTAACCGAAGCTGGCATGGGTTCTAAAGGTATCGTCGCGTCAACCGCTGCTTTGGCTTTGCTGTTACAGCAAGGTATAGGCAATACGATTAGAGTTTCGCTCACGCCGGAACCCAATGAGTCACGCACGAAAGAGGTGGTGGTTGCGCAGGAGATTCTGCAAACGATGGGCATACGCTCATTTACTCCACTGGTAACAGCTTGCCCAGGTTGTGGCCGTACTACATCAACTTATTTCCAAGAACTTGCGATGCAGATTCAAACCTACTTACGTAATCAAATGCCGATCTGGCGCGATGCGTATGCTGGGGTTGAAAACATGAGCGTGGCAGTGATGGGATGTGTGGTGAATGGTCCAGGTGAGTCCAAGCTAGCCAATGTAGGCATTAGCCTGCCAGGTACGGGTGAAGTGCCGGTTGCGCCAGTATTTGTAGACGGTGAAAAAACCGTCACGCTGAAAGGCGACCACATTGCCCAAGAGTTTCAGGCAATTGTTGAAGCTTACGTGCAGAAAAACTATGCCGAAGGTGGTAAGTTGCGCCTAGCATCTGCGCCAAAAATAATTCCAATACAAGCAGTCAATTCATAA
- the hisS gene encoding histidine--tRNA ligase, with amino-acid sequence MSNKFQSIKGFYDILPEATPLWFKLEDTARRVLSQYGYKNIRMPLVESTDLFVRSVGEHTDIVEKEMYAWEDALNGDKLTLRPEGTAGCVRAVVENNLTYNGPVRLWYSGAMFRHENVQKGRQRQFHQIGVEAFGFNTPEVDAEQIVLLARLWRELGIADVELQINSIGDAHERAEYRNVLIAYFEQHADLLDEDAKRRLHTNPLRILDTKNPRMQAMCEAAPKLLDCLGAETRAHFEGLCKRLNDAGVAYTINPRLVRGLDYYNRTVFEWVTTKLGAQGTIAGGGRYDSLVERLGGDATPACGFGIGLERVFLLMQEYQVVADDAPDVYLVNVGEQAEAAAFGIAERLRNANIQVILHAGGGSFKSQMKKADRSRAKYAVILGDDEVANNEVALKPLLATVKGEQQKLSVEAAVTYLTINL; translated from the coding sequence ATGAGTAACAAATTTCAAAGCATCAAAGGTTTTTACGACATTCTGCCTGAGGCTACGCCTTTATGGTTTAAGTTAGAAGACACAGCACGGCGCGTGTTGTCGCAGTATGGCTACAAAAATATCCGTATGCCCTTAGTTGAATCTACCGATTTATTTGTGCGCAGCGTGGGTGAGCATACTGATATCGTAGAAAAAGAAATGTATGCATGGGAAGACGCGCTTAACGGCGACAAGTTGACCTTGCGTCCTGAAGGTACCGCCGGTTGTGTGCGCGCCGTGGTTGAAAATAACCTTACCTATAATGGTCCTGTGCGTTTGTGGTATAGCGGTGCGATGTTCCGCCATGAGAATGTACAAAAAGGACGTCAGCGCCAATTCCATCAAATTGGTGTAGAAGCGTTTGGCTTCAATACACCAGAGGTGGATGCTGAGCAAATTGTATTGCTGGCAAGGCTGTGGCGTGAGCTTGGTATTGCGGATGTTGAGCTGCAAATTAACAGTATTGGCGATGCGCACGAGCGTGCCGAATATCGCAATGTGCTGATTGCCTATTTTGAGCAACATGCAGACTTACTGGATGAAGATGCTAAGCGCCGTTTGCATACCAATCCCCTGCGTATCCTTGATACTAAAAATCCGCGCATGCAAGCCATGTGTGAGGCAGCACCCAAACTGCTGGATTGCTTAGGCGCTGAAACTCGTGCCCATTTTGAGGGTCTGTGTAAACGTCTGAATGACGCTGGTGTTGCTTACACAATTAATCCACGTTTGGTGCGCGGTCTGGATTACTATAACCGCACGGTATTTGAGTGGGTAACCACAAAGCTTGGCGCACAGGGCACAATTGCTGGCGGTGGTCGTTACGATAGCTTGGTTGAACGCCTAGGCGGTGATGCAACGCCTGCATGCGGTTTTGGTATCGGTTTAGAACGCGTATTTTTGCTGATGCAAGAGTACCAAGTTGTAGCGGATGATGCACCCGATGTGTATTTAGTGAATGTAGGTGAGCAAGCCGAAGCAGCTGCGTTTGGTATTGCCGAGCGTTTACGAAATGCTAATATTCAAGTGATATTGCATGCTGGTGGCGGCAGCTTTAAGTCACAGATGAAAAAGGCCGACCGTAGCCGTGCTAAGTATGCGGTGATCTTGGGTGATGATGAAGTTGCCAATAACGAAGTGGCATTGAAACCCTTGTTAGCAACAGTGAAGGGCGAGCAGCAGAAGCTGAGTGTAGAGGCCGCAGTTACTTATTTAACTATTAATCTTTAA
- a CDS encoding ATP-binding cassette domain-containing protein, translated as MSILTDTAQPSTNLSGTKQPLLQLQHVSISPKAAPSRLLVNDVSFTIEAGKTTCVVGESGSGKSLTALSVMGLLSQQLQLNNGKVLFNDNETGLQDISLLSEKALQKIRGAKIAMIFQEPMTSLNPVLTIGYQIGESLTTHLGLKNQALKDKVAGLLEMVGIPPSRAGSYPDELSGGQRQRVMIAMSIACEPRLLIADEPTTALDVTVQAQILKLLDDLKTRMNMGMLFITHDFGVVADIADNVVVMFRGEIVESGTKQQVLDNPQHPYTKALLACVPDAEGKKDLKPIDYAWLPNNNNQSTGAAL; from the coding sequence ATGAGCATACTTACTGATACAGCACAGCCAAGTACCAATCTGTCAGGTACAAAGCAGCCGCTATTGCAGTTGCAGCATGTGAGCATCTCTCCTAAAGCTGCGCCATCACGCTTATTGGTCAATGATGTGAGTTTTACTATAGAAGCTGGTAAAACCACTTGTGTGGTGGGCGAGTCTGGCAGCGGTAAAAGTTTGACCGCATTATCGGTCATGGGTTTGTTGTCGCAGCAGTTACAGCTCAACAATGGCAAGGTTTTATTTAACGACAATGAAACCGGCCTGCAAGATATTAGCTTGCTATCCGAGAAAGCCCTGCAAAAAATCCGTGGCGCTAAAATCGCCATGATTTTTCAGGAGCCCATGACCTCACTGAACCCAGTGCTGACCATTGGTTATCAAATTGGCGAGAGCTTAACGACGCACTTAGGCCTGAAAAATCAGGCTTTAAAAGATAAAGTTGCTGGTTTGCTGGAAATGGTGGGTATCCCGCCTAGCCGTGCAGGTAGCTATCCGGATGAGCTATCTGGCGGTCAGCGCCAGCGTGTGATGATTGCAATGAGCATCGCTTGCGAGCCACGTTTGCTGATTGCGGATGAGCCTACTACTGCGCTAGATGTGACGGTGCAAGCCCAAATTTTGAAATTGCTGGACGATCTGAAAACTCGCATGAATATGGGCATGCTGTTTATTACACATGATTTTGGCGTGGTAGCCGATATTGCAGATAACGTCGTCGTGATGTTTAGGGGCGAGATTGTAGAATCTGGCACTAAACAGCAGGTGCTGGATAATCCGCAGCACCCATATACCAAAGCATTGTTGGCATGTGTGCCAGACGCCGAGGGTAAGAAAGATTTAAAACCGATTGATTATGCTTGGTTGCCAAACAATAACAATCAATCAACGGGTGCCGCATTATGA
- a CDS encoding ATP-binding cassette domain-containing protein — MSEYILEANHLTKTYTQRSGKFGFGKTTVKALNDVSINLRAGKTLAVVGESGSGKSTLARCLLQLQSIDSGEVIFAGKDLAKLDAETLRSMRKDLQMVFQDPFASLNPRMRIGDLVGEGLLIHGLGDTAERKRKVIAMLKRVGLTEADMQKYPHEFSGGQRQRIGIARALVLQPKVVVCDEPVSALDVSIQAQILLLLKELQQEMALSYIFISHDLRVVRHIADDIVVMHQGRVVELGKVADIYEQPQHAYTQSLLAAIPGKKVVNG, encoded by the coding sequence ATGAGTGAGTACATCCTAGAAGCCAACCACCTAACCAAAACCTACACGCAGCGTAGCGGCAAGTTTGGCTTTGGTAAAACTACGGTAAAAGCATTGAATGATGTCAGCATCAATTTGCGTGCGGGTAAAACGCTGGCTGTAGTTGGTGAATCTGGCAGCGGTAAATCCACCTTGGCAAGATGTCTGTTACAATTGCAGTCGATTGACAGTGGCGAAGTGATTTTTGCAGGTAAGGATTTAGCTAAGCTTGATGCAGAAACGCTACGATCCATGCGTAAAGATCTGCAAATGGTGTTTCAAGACCCGTTTGCGTCGCTTAATCCACGTATGCGTATTGGCGATTTAGTAGGTGAGGGCTTGCTGATACATGGCCTGGGTGATACAGCCGAGCGTAAACGCAAAGTAATTGCCATGTTAAAGCGTGTTGGCTTAACTGAGGCTGATATGCAAAAATACCCGCATGAATTTTCGGGCGGGCAAAGGCAGCGTATCGGTATTGCCAGAGCGTTAGTGCTACAACCTAAGGTCGTGGTGTGTGATGAGCCGGTATCCGCGCTGGATGTGTCGATACAGGCACAAATACTGTTGCTGCTTAAAGAGTTACAGCAAGAAATGGCATTAAGTTATATTTTTATTAGCCATGATTTACGTGTGGTACGTCATATTGCAGATGATATTGTGGTGATGCATCAAGGGCGAGTGGTCGAGTTAGGAAAAGTCGCTGATATTTATGAGCAGCCGCAACATGCCTATACACAGAGTTTATTGGCAGCGATTCCGGGTAAAAAAGTGGTAAATGGATAA
- a CDS encoding tetratricopeptide repeat protein — protein sequence MAYDLEEQEQLDELKAWWKTYGKMVINSVIGLLVAYVAYQGWTYYQTKQAVNASTEYQALLVVDAKDLKGVQAKTAVLMDKYSATPYAGRAVVFAAKANYEANDIKSAKAQLEWAVSNAKETSVSAIASLQLANILAEENNFDAALKVLEAKHDAGFDGLFLDMKGDVLLGLGKRDEAKAAYELALTKLDVQGRYRHLTQQKIDSLG from the coding sequence ATGGCATACGATTTAGAAGAGCAAGAACAGTTAGATGAGTTAAAAGCGTGGTGGAAAACTTACGGAAAAATGGTCATCAATTCGGTGATAGGTTTGTTAGTGGCTTATGTCGCTTACCAAGGCTGGACATACTATCAAACTAAACAGGCGGTGAATGCTTCTACTGAGTATCAGGCGTTGCTAGTTGTAGATGCTAAAGATTTAAAAGGTGTGCAAGCGAAAACTGCCGTGTTGATGGACAAATACAGTGCGACGCCATATGCAGGTCGCGCTGTCGTGTTCGCAGCGAAAGCTAATTACGAAGCCAATGATATCAAAAGTGCTAAAGCACAGTTGGAATGGGCGGTCAGTAATGCTAAAGAGACTTCTGTGAGCGCGATTGCTAGCTTACAGTTGGCTAATATCCTAGCCGAAGAAAACAATTTCGACGCAGCCTTAAAAGTGCTGGAAGCAAAACATGATGCAGGTTTTGATGGTTTGTTCCTAGATATGAAAGGCGATGTATTACTGGGTTTAGGTAAACGTGACGAAGCTAAAGCAGCATACGAGCTTGCGCTGACTAAACTTGATGTGCAAGGCCGCTATCGTCATCTGACACAACAAAAAATTGATTCGCTAGGCTAA
- the bamB gene encoding outer membrane protein assembly factor BamB, which translates to MRFIKQSTVLLALCGVTLLPACTSITDLKTDLSERVFGREVVDLEPLTEFEANATAKILWQTKLGASGNYDLAPVVEAGVAYAATVDGDLVKLDTSNGKELWHAKVGEKVTGGVGVGGSLVLVGTQKGAVYAYDLSGKLQWVSRLSSEVLSAPRYYDGMVIVRTGDSRIYGINADDGSRKWVYDRTSPALTVRSSAGVVVDGGAVYAGFAGGKLAAIRADNGKMLWEASVAQPKGVTEIERIADITSLPMVDGPLVYAVAYQGRIAAVDRASGRVVWNRDISSLTGLSHEDARIYVSHAIGSIYALDYTTGKTFWRQAGLKNRQPTTPLPMGDHVAVGDVEGYVHFLKREDGAFSARIKTDSGAMLPQMAVISSDTLLAQSRGGGLYAIQVK; encoded by the coding sequence ATGCGTTTTATTAAACAATCAACAGTATTGTTGGCTTTATGCGGTGTTACGCTGCTACCTGCCTGCACATCTATTACCGACCTGAAAACTGATTTGTCAGAACGTGTGTTCGGGCGTGAGGTGGTGGATCTGGAGCCTTTGACTGAGTTTGAAGCCAACGCAACCGCTAAAATCTTATGGCAGACTAAACTCGGTGCATCAGGTAATTATGACCTGGCACCAGTGGTAGAGGCTGGTGTGGCTTATGCAGCTACTGTTGATGGTGATTTAGTCAAGCTGGATACCAGTAACGGTAAAGAGTTGTGGCACGCCAAAGTTGGAGAGAAAGTAACTGGCGGTGTTGGCGTTGGCGGTAGCTTGGTGTTGGTTGGTACACAAAAAGGTGCAGTCTATGCTTATGATTTATCCGGCAAGCTGCAATGGGTATCCAGACTGAGTAGTGAAGTGTTAAGTGCACCTAGATACTACGATGGCATGGTGATTGTACGTACCGGTGATAGCCGCATTTATGGTATTAACGCAGATGATGGCAGCAGAAAATGGGTTTATGACCGTACCAGCCCTGCGCTCACCGTACGTAGCAGTGCTGGCGTTGTGGTCGATGGCGGTGCTGTATATGCCGGTTTTGCAGGCGGCAAACTTGCGGCAATTCGTGCTGATAACGGCAAGATGCTGTGGGAAGCATCCGTGGCGCAACCTAAGGGCGTGACGGAGATTGAACGTATTGCCGACATTACCAGTTTACCGATGGTAGATGGCCCTTTAGTTTATGCAGTAGCTTATCAAGGTCGTATTGCAGCGGTTGACCGTGCATCCGGACGTGTTGTCTGGAACCGCGATATTTCAAGTTTAACGGGTTTAAGTCATGAGGATGCGCGCATTTATGTATCGCATGCAATCGGCTCAATTTATGCGCTTGATTACACTACTGGTAAAACATTCTGGCGTCAGGCCGGACTGAAAAACAGACAGCCTACTACGCCTTTGCCCATGGGTGACCACGTAGCAGTAGGGGACGTTGAAGGCTACGTGCATTTTCTCAAACGTGAAGACGGCGCATTTTCAGCCAGAATTAAAACTGACAGCGGTGCAATGTTGCCGCAAATGGCGGTGATTAGCAGCGATACCTTGCTGGCACAGTCACGAGGTGGCGGCTTGTACGCAATACAGGTGAAATAA
- the der gene encoding ribosome biogenesis GTPase Der, giving the protein MIPTIVLVGRPNVGKSTLFNRLTKTRDALVADLPGLTRDRHYGRGIGASQPYLVVDTGGFEPHTDSGILKAMAKQTLQAIDEADAIIFLVDGRQGVSPQDMEIANRLRRSKCPVLLAVNKTEGMQKAVVSADFHELGLGYPLSISSAHGEGVRDIVELALENFKEVEDEPVTDYTGDRIPKVAIVGRPNVGKSTLVNALLGEERVIAYDEPGTTRDSIHIDLEKNGKHYTLIDTAGVRKRGRVFEAIEKFSVIKTIQAIEEANVVILVVDAQEGITEQDAHVAAYILDAGRALVVAINKWDGLKEDERDWIKREIDRKLQFLDFAEFHYISALRKKGLPELFKSVDVAYKAAFAKLATPQLTRVLIDALQQHQPPISKGIRPKLRYAHQGGSNPPIVVIHGSHVDGVKDAYTRFLEKTFRRTFQLSGTPLRVEYKQGHNPFAEEEDKRKPGEGIVSMRRRKTAQRAELKAKKEAEDKDRRAKKH; this is encoded by the coding sequence ATGATACCTACCATTGTCTTGGTTGGTCGACCTAACGTCGGCAAATCAACATTATTTAACCGATTAACCAAAACGCGTGATGCGCTAGTGGCTGATTTGCCTGGATTGACCCGCGATCGACATTACGGACGCGGCATAGGTGCCAGCCAGCCGTATTTAGTTGTGGATACCGGTGGCTTTGAGCCGCATACCGACAGCGGCATTTTAAAGGCGATGGCGAAGCAAACGCTGCAAGCCATTGATGAAGCTGATGCCATTATCTTTTTGGTAGATGGCCGCCAAGGTGTTTCACCGCAAGACATGGAGATTGCTAATCGTTTAAGAAGAAGCAAATGTCCAGTATTGCTCGCCGTGAACAAAACTGAAGGTATGCAAAAGGCAGTGGTCAGTGCTGATTTCCACGAGCTGGGCTTGGGTTATCCGCTTTCAATTTCTTCAGCACACGGTGAAGGTGTACGCGATATCGTTGAACTTGCTTTAGAGAATTTTAAAGAGGTTGAAGATGAGCCCGTCACTGACTACACTGGTGACAGAATTCCTAAAGTAGCGATTGTAGGCCGCCCTAACGTAGGTAAATCTACCTTGGTGAATGCCTTGCTAGGGGAAGAGCGTGTGATTGCTTATGATGAGCCTGGCACCACGCGTGATTCAATCCATATTGACTTGGAAAAGAACGGCAAACACTACACGCTGATTGATACGGCAGGGGTGCGTAAACGCGGCCGTGTTTTTGAAGCGATTGAGAAGTTCTCTGTCATTAAAACCATACAGGCGATTGAAGAGGCGAATGTGGTGATTCTGGTGGTAGATGCACAAGAAGGCATCACCGAGCAGGACGCGCACGTTGCCGCTTATATTTTAGATGCAGGTCGCGCTTTAGTAGTAGCTATCAATAAATGGGATGGCTTGAAAGAAGACGAGCGCGATTGGATCAAGCGTGAAATCGATCGTAAGTTACAGTTCTTGGACTTTGCTGAGTTTCACTATATTTCTGCTTTGCGCAAAAAAGGTTTGCCAGAGCTGTTTAAATCAGTAGATGTGGCTTATAAAGCAGCCTTTGCCAAACTGGCAACACCGCAGCTAACACGCGTGCTGATTGATGCTTTGCAACAGCATCAGCCACCTATCAGTAAAGGCATTCGTCCAAAACTACGTTATGCGCATCAGGGCGGTAGCAACCCACCTATCGTGGTAATTCACGGCAGCCATGTAGATGGCGTGAAAGATGCATATACGCGCTTTTTGGAAAAAACCTTCCGTAGAACCTTCCAGCTTTCTGGCACACCATTACGCGTAGAGTACAAGCAAGGGCACAACCCGTTTGCTGAAGAAGAGGATAAACGTAAGCCAGGTGAGGGTATTGTCAGCATGCGCCGTCGTAAAACTGCACAACGTGCTGAATTAAAGGCGAAAAAAGAGGCAGAAGACAAAGACCGCCGTGCTAAAAAGCACTAA